In a genomic window of Candidatus Microthrix parvicella Bio17-1:
- a CDS encoding DUF5318 family protein has protein sequence MEQLFARLQGRTSPSGEVDYRLTRRSTLRSLAAGEVDRAEVCDAQRELMRVALGCSESAGEECPVCRSPDRLRLVRFVFGPRLPSGGRVVASAKEMNRIGRRKGDFRCYVVEVCTSCAWNHLLRSFVIPSVISPGWVSPT, from the coding sequence GTGGAGCAGCTTTTTGCCCGGCTTCAAGGGCGCACGTCGCCCTCGGGGGAGGTGGACTATCGCCTCACGCGCCGGTCCACGCTTCGCAGCCTGGCCGCCGGCGAGGTTGACCGCGCCGAGGTGTGCGATGCCCAACGGGAGTTGATGCGGGTGGCGTTGGGCTGCTCGGAATCGGCGGGGGAGGAGTGCCCGGTGTGCAGGTCGCCGGATCGTCTGCGCCTCGTCCGGTTCGTTTTTGGGCCCCGTCTTCCCTCGGGCGGCCGAGTGGTGGCCTCGGCCAAGGAAATGAACCGAATCGGACGTCGAAAAGGTGATTTTCGGTGTTACGTGGTGGAGGTTTGTACCTCGTGCGCATGGAATCACCTGCTGCGAAGCTTCGTGATTCCGTCCGTCATCTCACCAGGTTGGGTGTCCCCAACCTGA
- a CDS encoding class I SAM-dependent methyltransferase yields MSSLDNRTVLHRTRRHPSAGNLGPRPLLLAPGTPPPGLPPTSFPHGLSQQTNFVEFGPDLDHSTHQRLLGNLEGRRVLELGAGAGAGSVAMARAGARVIAVEPSPARLSRARALAEDAEVRVEFHQADLADLAFIRADSVDLCVSIYAMAQELDPSRVFRQVHRVLRPDGAFLLSLPHPVAHLTEPDDYERPVLSTPYPSAGTIRWRVAGEQGEVLLHPIAEVFTMLGRANFRVDTLAEPFPVPGSANSQHCHPARRWLPETVIFRGRKDGR; encoded by the coding sequence GTGTCCAGCCTCGACAATCGCACCGTGTTGCACCGCACCCGCCGTCACCCGTCGGCCGGCAACCTCGGCCCGCGCCCGCTGCTCCTGGCCCCGGGAACCCCGCCCCCGGGGCTTCCACCCACCAGCTTCCCCCACGGTCTCAGCCAGCAGACCAACTTCGTCGAGTTTGGCCCCGACCTTGACCATTCCACCCACCAACGCCTCCTGGGCAATCTGGAGGGGCGACGGGTGCTCGAGCTTGGGGCCGGAGCGGGGGCCGGCTCGGTGGCCATGGCCCGGGCCGGGGCGCGGGTGATCGCGGTCGAGCCGTCTCCTGCCCGGCTCAGTCGCGCTCGGGCGCTGGCCGAGGACGCCGAGGTCAGGGTGGAGTTTCATCAGGCCGACCTCGCCGACCTGGCCTTCATTCGGGCCGACAGCGTGGACCTGTGCGTGTCGATCTATGCCATGGCCCAGGAGCTCGACCCCAGCCGGGTCTTTCGCCAGGTGCATCGGGTGCTGCGGCCGGATGGGGCGTTCCTGCTGTCGCTTCCGCACCCGGTGGCGCACCTCACCGAGCCGGACGACTACGAGCGACCGGTCTTATCCACGCCGTACCCGTCCGCCGGCACCATCCGGTGGCGGGTGGCGGGGGAACAGGGCGAGGTGTTGTTGCACCCAATCGCCGAGGTGTTCACCATGTTGGGACGGGCCAATTTCCGGGTCGACACGCTGGCCGAACCGTTTCCGGTTCCCGGCTCCGCCAACTCTCAGCATTGCCACCCCGCCCGTCGCTGGTTGCCCGAGACCGTCATCTTTCGGGGTCGCAAGGACGGCCGCTGA
- a CDS encoding CCA tRNA nucleotidyltransferase: MIPPRLATLLDQLAPLAERFAGRGHRLYLVGGSVRDLLLGSDRLPDDLDFTTEASPEAIKAALDGWVDALWTQGERFGTIGAKVFGVTVEITTHRAEVYHPASRKPEVTFSTNIIDDLARRDFTVNAMALEVTGSAPELIDPFEGAADLAASRLVTPSGPHISFGEDPLRMMRAARFIASHGLVPDDDIVAACTEMAERLSIVSAERIRDELNKLIVVPDPSPGLWFLHDTNLADQFFPELPAMRVEQDPIHRHKDVLAHTIAVVAKTQPELIVRLGALFHDVGKPDTRSFDSGKVSFHHHEVVGARMTKRRMRELKYSNELVADVSRLVYLHLRFHTYQMGWTDSAVRRFVRDAGPLLDRLIDLTRSDCTTRNRRKAEQLSDRMDSLEERIAVLAAEEELAALRPDLDGKDVIRLLGIEPGPVVGRALAHLLELRLEHGPLEPERAEVELRAWWAGQNA; encoded by the coding sequence GTGATTCCACCCCGACTGGCGACTCTGCTGGACCAACTCGCTCCTCTGGCCGAGCGCTTCGCCGGCCGCGGGCACCGCCTCTATCTGGTTGGGGGGTCGGTTCGCGACCTGCTGCTTGGCAGCGACCGCCTGCCCGACGACCTTGACTTCACCACCGAGGCGTCGCCGGAGGCGATCAAAGCGGCGCTGGATGGCTGGGTCGACGCGTTGTGGACCCAGGGCGAGCGTTTCGGCACGATCGGCGCCAAGGTCTTCGGCGTCACGGTGGAGATCACCACGCATCGGGCCGAGGTGTACCACCCTGCGAGTCGAAAGCCGGAGGTGACCTTCTCCACCAACATCATCGACGATTTGGCCCGGCGGGACTTCACGGTGAACGCCATGGCACTCGAAGTGACGGGATCCGCCCCCGAGCTGATCGATCCCTTCGAAGGCGCGGCCGACCTGGCGGCATCCAGGCTGGTGACTCCATCGGGCCCTCACATCTCCTTTGGTGAGGACCCGCTGCGCATGATGCGAGCCGCCCGCTTCATCGCCTCTCATGGGCTGGTGCCCGACGACGACATCGTCGCGGCGTGCACCGAGATGGCCGAGCGGCTGTCGATCGTGTCGGCGGAGCGCATTCGGGACGAGCTGAACAAGTTGATCGTTGTTCCCGATCCCTCGCCGGGGCTGTGGTTTCTGCACGACACCAACCTGGCGGACCAGTTCTTCCCCGAGCTGCCGGCCATGCGGGTGGAACAGGATCCCATCCACCGGCACAAGGATGTGCTGGCCCACACCATCGCCGTGGTGGCCAAGACCCAACCCGAACTGATCGTTCGTCTCGGGGCGCTGTTTCACGACGTCGGAAAGCCGGATACTCGCTCGTTTGACTCGGGCAAGGTGAGCTTTCACCACCATGAGGTCGTTGGCGCACGCATGACCAAACGGCGGATGCGGGAGTTGAAGTACTCCAATGAACTGGTGGCCGATGTGAGCCGGCTGGTGTACCTGCACCTGCGGTTTCACACCTACCAGATGGGTTGGACCGACTCGGCGGTTCGTCGCTTCGTGCGCGATGCCGGCCCGCTGTTGGACCGCTTGATCGACCTCACACGGTCGGATTGCACCACCCGAAATCGTCGCAAAGCCGAGCAGCTCAGCGACCGCATGGATTCCCTCGAGGAGCGCATTGCGGTCCTGGCTGCCGAGGAGGAGTTGGCGGCCCTCCGACCGGACCTTGACGGCAAGGACGTCATTCGGCTGTTGGGTATCGAACCGGGTCCGGTCGTGGGCCGGGCACTGGCCCACCTGTTGGAGCTGCGCCTTGAGCACGGCCCGCTTGAACCCGAACGGGCCGAGGTGGAGCTACGGGCGTGGTGGGCCGGGCAGAACGCCTGA
- a CDS encoding histone deacetylase has translation MTVLVVRSESSVRHDTGQWHPERAARLTATTAALSDPELDGALRFVEARQATDDELHMVHTPEHVARIRVVCGSGGGSLDADTPVVAASLPAALFGAGSGLSAIELLDAEGSGTTARDLDSAFCVVRPPGHHATHTTAMGFCLFNNVAVSAAALAQRGERVLIADFDAHHGNGTQDIFYDRDDVMVVSWHEWPQYPGTGALGEMGRGAGLGNTVNVPLPSGATIEHYLASLAGPVGAAIEAFDPTWVLISAGYDAHRRDPLCGLALTDADFGLLTTELMGWSRPGRRILFLEGGYDLEGLRDSVRATLSSLTDAGLDPVDGYSGGGPGSELVANLTEARARLGLPT, from the coding sequence ATGACGGTGCTGGTGGTCCGAAGCGAGTCATCCGTCCGCCACGACACCGGCCAATGGCATCCCGAACGGGCCGCCCGGCTCACGGCGACCACGGCGGCGCTCAGCGACCCGGAGCTGGATGGGGCACTGCGATTCGTCGAGGCTCGCCAGGCCACCGACGATGAGCTGCACATGGTGCACACACCCGAACACGTGGCCCGTATCCGGGTGGTGTGCGGCTCGGGCGGTGGGTCGCTGGATGCCGACACGCCGGTGGTGGCCGCATCACTACCGGCAGCGCTATTTGGCGCGGGGTCGGGCTTGTCCGCCATCGAGCTGCTTGACGCCGAGGGTTCCGGAACGACGGCACGAGACCTGGACTCGGCCTTCTGTGTGGTGCGGCCCCCCGGGCACCACGCCACCCACACCACCGCAATGGGGTTTTGTCTGTTCAACAATGTGGCGGTGAGCGCCGCCGCGCTGGCCCAGCGGGGCGAGCGGGTGTTGATCGCTGACTTCGACGCCCACCACGGCAATGGCACCCAGGACATCTTCTATGACCGGGATGACGTGATGGTGGTGAGCTGGCACGAGTGGCCGCAGTATCCCGGCACTGGGGCATTGGGCGAGATGGGGCGGGGCGCCGGCTTGGGCAACACCGTCAACGTGCCGCTGCCATCGGGGGCCACCATCGAGCACTATCTGGCGTCGCTGGCCGGGCCCGTGGGGGCGGCCATCGAGGCGTTCGACCCCACGTGGGTGTTGATCTCCGCCGGCTACGATGCTCATCGTCGGGACCCGCTTTGTGGTCTGGCACTCACCGACGCCGACTTCGGCTTGTTGACCACTGAGCTGATGGGCTGGTCGAGGCCGGGACGCCGCATCCTGTTTCTCGAGGGAGGCTACGACCTGGAGGGTCTGAGGGACTCGGTGCGCGCCACGCTGTCGTCCCTCACCGATGCGGGGCTGGATCCCGTCGATGGGTATTCCGGTGGTGGCCCGGGCTCGGAGCTGGTGGCGAACCTTACCGAGGCTCGAGCCCGGCTTGGACTCCCGACATAG
- a CDS encoding GNAT family N-acetyltransferase: MTAQLAVDARGAHPSVAGVGRCVADATERGFDRILTAALHRDDLFPFVHHGFEPVEELVVLAHDLIEVPVAPAYRLRSFRLRYRNEVLEVDQRSFEEFWQLDSGGLDEAFGATPRARGRLIRDAGGVVAYSVVGLAGAEAFIQRLAVDPAHQGVGLGRALTADALGWAKIRSARVAFVNTQATNTAALGLYERLGFERRRAPLTVMELHLAGRDTPR; the protein is encoded by the coding sequence ATGACCGCCCAGCTGGCGGTGGATGCCCGCGGCGCGCATCCCAGCGTGGCAGGCGTGGGTCGGTGCGTGGCCGACGCAACCGAGCGCGGCTTTGACCGAATCCTCACTGCGGCATTGCACCGGGACGACTTGTTTCCCTTCGTCCATCACGGATTCGAACCTGTGGAGGAGCTGGTCGTGCTCGCACACGACCTGATCGAGGTGCCCGTGGCGCCGGCCTACAGGTTGCGATCGTTTCGACTTCGCTACCGCAACGAGGTACTCGAGGTCGACCAGCGCTCGTTCGAGGAGTTCTGGCAACTGGACTCCGGCGGCCTGGATGAGGCGTTCGGCGCAACACCGCGCGCCCGAGGGCGCCTGATTCGTGATGCCGGCGGGGTAGTGGCCTACAGCGTGGTCGGGCTCGCCGGTGCCGAGGCCTTCATCCAACGTCTGGCCGTGGACCCGGCACACCAGGGCGTGGGTCTGGGTCGGGCGCTGACGGCCGACGCTCTTGGTTGGGCCAAGATCCGCTCGGCCAGGGTGGCGTTCGTCAATACCCAGGCCACCAACACCGCGGCCCTGGGACTGTACGAACGACTGGGATTCGAGCGCCGTCGGGCCCCGTTGACGGTCATGGAACTCCACCTCGCCGGACGCGACACGCCACGATGA
- a CDS encoding DUF6049 family protein — MTTRQVHRLVVGMMMLLLTTIGLPVGTGGAVGADGAVATSRGAAPQETLRILHTTTFVPADGTFTFTVDTSRLRLTDELAWTVHSLVTNNTDAVREALNVEPGPPLRAEQRATIGALDAMGSGSTTPRTPGQQAIDETTVAIPVRATSTGGDRVFLPDTGIYPVSVRVLRDGNVLDESTIPLVRLSQKPTSRQRLVHLVGTVEASPVLQVDGTIKASPADLATLAALTDQLSGLPGDGEGIDPNGTEPPMSVSMPAELVDDLARSDSATDTQAVSALTKVADRVTWSSSPYVSLDLGAWAAADVAQNPALTLSYDTAAGRLAGVLGVEVAIGLVPTDSTMAAPTVGFLADRGATGILVKPAGSASNSLPSTAFSMVGTSAPESARPPRQIELTTDSDAPTTRRSLPALTMTEFDASVLDEVPSDAAVVARELAILSADPLNSPTPANGSATPVDTSPFDVVALRVPPLLDGQQIANLVESLNSADGVLAPTGVSGVAAALNQQLQAPQTNRDVVLRPASSLGLGALEPATYRAQQAINAANSLVADDPGLSSAQRQVLIAPNRRLSVERAQAYAQSARGAAQDILDAVTLRDVSTITLAARKTKVPFRFRNQLQQPVTVSLRIRSDRLRLSDAGPDDRLDLVLPPGQSTSEVSVEVLTSGVFAVTADVMTSSGNEVLQRQEFQVRSRAFSGVGVALSAASLLVLGMWWLRTALAKRREAAK; from the coding sequence ATGACGACCCGGCAGGTTCACCGGCTGGTGGTGGGGATGATGATGCTGCTGCTCACCACGATCGGGCTCCCGGTCGGGACCGGCGGTGCGGTCGGGGCCGACGGTGCGGTTGCGACCAGCCGGGGAGCGGCGCCACAAGAGACCCTGCGCATCCTGCACACCACCACCTTCGTGCCGGCCGACGGAACCTTCACCTTCACCGTCGACACATCCAGGCTGCGCCTCACCGACGAACTCGCCTGGACCGTGCACAGCCTGGTGACCAACAACACCGACGCCGTGCGGGAGGCGCTGAACGTCGAGCCTGGGCCGCCCCTGCGGGCCGAACAACGTGCCACCATCGGTGCGCTGGATGCGATGGGGTCAGGCTCGACCACGCCTCGGACCCCGGGCCAACAGGCCATCGACGAGACCACCGTGGCGATCCCGGTGCGGGCCACCTCCACCGGTGGCGACCGGGTCTTCCTGCCAGACACCGGCATCTATCCGGTCAGCGTACGAGTCCTTCGGGACGGCAACGTCCTCGACGAATCGACGATCCCGCTCGTTCGCCTGTCCCAGAAACCAACGAGTCGTCAGCGCCTGGTGCACCTTGTTGGCACCGTGGAAGCCTCGCCGGTTCTTCAGGTGGACGGCACGATCAAGGCATCGCCGGCAGATCTTGCAACACTCGCTGCGCTGACCGACCAGTTGTCGGGCCTGCCGGGCGATGGCGAAGGCATCGACCCCAACGGGACCGAACCACCCATGTCGGTGTCCATGCCCGCCGAGCTGGTTGACGACCTCGCACGATCCGACTCGGCCACCGATACCCAGGCGGTCTCCGCCTTGACGAAGGTTGCCGATCGGGTCACCTGGAGTTCCTCACCGTACGTGTCGTTGGACCTCGGCGCGTGGGCTGCGGCCGACGTGGCTCAGAATCCCGCATTGACGCTCAGCTATGACACGGCGGCCGGCCGGCTGGCCGGCGTGCTCGGCGTCGAGGTGGCCATCGGCCTCGTACCCACCGATTCGACGATGGCGGCGCCAACGGTGGGGTTTCTCGCCGACCGGGGCGCGACCGGCATCCTGGTCAAGCCGGCCGGATCAGCGTCAAACTCCCTTCCCTCCACCGCCTTCTCAATGGTCGGAACCTCGGCACCCGAGTCGGCCCGCCCACCTCGTCAAATTGAACTCACCACCGACTCGGATGCGCCGACGACACGGCGCTCGCTTCCGGCCCTGACCATGACCGAATTTGATGCTTCGGTCCTCGACGAGGTCCCCTCTGACGCAGCAGTGGTGGCCCGCGAGTTGGCCATCCTGAGCGCCGACCCGCTCAACTCACCGACGCCGGCCAACGGGTCCGCCACCCCCGTTGATACCTCGCCTTTCGACGTCGTCGCGCTTCGGGTCCCGCCATTGCTCGACGGACAGCAGATCGCCAACCTGGTCGAGTCGTTGAATTCGGCGGACGGCGTGTTGGCACCCACCGGCGTGAGCGGCGTGGCCGCGGCCCTCAATCAGCAGCTCCAGGCGCCTCAAACCAATCGCGATGTGGTGCTTCGACCTGCCTCCAGCCTCGGCCTGGGGGCTCTGGAGCCGGCCACCTACCGAGCCCAGCAGGCGATCAACGCCGCAAACAGCCTGGTGGCCGACGATCCAGGCCTGTCGAGTGCCCAGCGTCAGGTCCTGATCGCCCCCAATCGGCGATTGAGCGTCGAACGGGCGCAGGCCTACGCACAGTCCGCCCGGGGTGCGGCCCAGGACATTCTGGACGCGGTGACCCTTCGGGACGTGTCCACCATCACCTTGGCAGCACGCAAAACCAAGGTGCCCTTTCGGTTTCGCAATCAGTTGCAGCAGCCGGTCACCGTTTCACTTCGAATCCGATCCGATCGTCTTCGGCTGAGCGATGCAGGGCCTGACGACCGGCTCGATCTGGTGCTGCCTCCGGGCCAGAGCACCTCGGAGGTGTCGGTGGAGGTGCTTACTTCCGGCGTCTTTGCTGTAACTGCGGACGTGATGACCTCGTCGGGCAACGAGGTACTTCAACGCCAGGAGTTCCAGGTGCGGTCGCGCGCCTTCTCGGGCGTCGGGGTGGCCCTCTCGGCCGCATCGCTCCTGGTGCTCGGGATGTGGTGGCTGCGCACGGCACTGGCGAAACGGCGCGAGGCGGCCAAGTAA
- a CDS encoding protein kinase domain-containing protein: MPGNATDSPSPSADYMPGAMLGNRYRLERKVGTGGMAQVWEASDLVLDRRVAVKILHPHLATDTSVERFRREAIAAARLGHPNVVSIFDTISENGVEAIVMELVDGTTLRQHLDRHQRLSPDDALHIGTSVCDALAAAHASDLVHRDIKPANILLCRDGRVKIADFGIAKATAGDGLTREGTLVGTAAYLAPEQVEGAEVDGRSDLYALGLVLYEALTGSLPFSGDTDAAVALARLRVTPPNAHRVRSAVPRASAAVIARALARNPDDRYPDAASMRRALLEAGTGEVGTLDAMPVATDGGDDPTPTNETSNFSTERRWLVPALAILLVGTALLVSATLFSGGSAKPSPTTQPDNSQVEATIIGAQDVDPAGDQVEHPDELKNSHDGNADTSWSTESYGSADLGTKPGVGIAWVVNDALIERLELTSPSRGWSGDVYVLETQQDLANFDPNSGADARPIGPVTDDDTTVNLQGRQGEVVLLWITDLGDPKPGEDLPFSVRIADARIISQQS; this comes from the coding sequence ATGCCCGGGAACGCGACCGACTCGCCTTCCCCGTCGGCCGACTACATGCCAGGTGCCATGCTCGGCAACCGGTACCGTTTGGAACGCAAGGTTGGAACCGGCGGGATGGCGCAGGTGTGGGAAGCCTCCGACCTCGTTTTGGATCGTCGCGTCGCAGTCAAGATCCTCCACCCGCACCTGGCCACCGACACGTCGGTGGAACGCTTCCGACGCGAGGCCATTGCCGCCGCCCGGTTGGGCCATCCCAACGTCGTCTCAATCTTCGACACCATTTCGGAGAACGGGGTCGAGGCGATCGTGATGGAGTTGGTCGACGGAACCACGTTGCGCCAACACCTCGACCGTCACCAGCGCCTCAGCCCCGACGACGCACTGCATATCGGTACCTCGGTCTGCGATGCCCTTGCCGCCGCTCACGCTTCCGACCTCGTTCACCGTGACATCAAACCGGCCAACATCCTGCTGTGTCGGGATGGACGGGTGAAGATCGCCGATTTCGGCATCGCCAAGGCCACCGCAGGCGACGGGCTGACACGCGAAGGCACACTGGTGGGCACGGCCGCCTACCTTGCCCCGGAACAGGTGGAGGGCGCTGAGGTTGATGGGCGCTCCGACCTGTACGCCTTGGGGCTGGTGCTCTACGAGGCCCTCACCGGGTCGCTGCCGTTCTCCGGCGACACCGACGCAGCGGTCGCGCTGGCCCGGCTTCGAGTCACCCCACCGAACGCCCACCGGGTGCGCAGCGCCGTGCCCCGGGCCTCGGCCGCTGTGATCGCCCGAGCGCTGGCTCGAAACCCCGACGACCGATATCCCGACGCCGCGTCGATGCGGCGAGCACTCCTCGAGGCGGGCACCGGTGAGGTGGGCACACTCGATGCCATGCCGGTGGCCACCGATGGCGGTGACGATCCCACCCCCACGAACGAGACGTCCAACTTCTCCACCGAGCGACGGTGGCTGGTGCCGGCCCTGGCGATCTTGCTGGTGGGTACCGCGCTGCTCGTTTCGGCCACGCTGTTCAGCGGCGGAAGTGCCAAGCCGTCACCGACGACCCAACCGGACAATTCCCAGGTCGAGGCCACGATCATCGGCGCCCAGGACGTCGACCCCGCCGGCGATCAGGTGGAGCACCCGGACGAACTCAAGAACAGCCATGACGGCAACGCCGACACCAGCTGGTCGACCGAGAGCTACGGCTCTGCGGATCTGGGCACCAAACCCGGCGTCGGCATCGCCTGGGTGGTGAACGACGCCCTCATCGAACGTTTGGAACTCACCTCGCCATCGCGTGGCTGGTCGGGCGACGTGTACGTACTGGAGACTCAGCAGGACCTGGCGAACTTCGATCCAAACTCCGGGGCCGATGCGAGGCCGATCGGCCCGGTGACCGACGACGACACCACGGTGAACCTCCAAGGGCGGCAAGGTGAGGTCGTCCTGTTGTGGATCACCGACCTGGGCGACCCCAAGCCGGGCGAGGACCTTCCGTTCTCGGTTCGAATCGCCGATGCCAGGATCATTTCACAGCAATCATGA
- a CDS encoding RNA polymerase sigma factor → MTSSRRAGATDDELVAWAQGGDRLAIEVLLRRHYDRLYAVCRGVVGLGDADDATQATMMGIVGGLARFDGRAKFTTWSHRVAVNAALDELRRRTRRPVPHDPRETSGDEKHPGQGELERARATSNETMLNHGRTQGADPDGGDPAQAVADRALVEAALAALPDEFRIPLVLAEYGGLEYTEIAEVIGVPVGTVRSRIARARRRIAVHPGSNHQKQPAAKDRERS, encoded by the coding sequence ATGACGTCTTCCCGGCGAGCCGGGGCCACCGACGACGAGCTGGTCGCGTGGGCTCAAGGCGGGGACCGTCTCGCCATCGAGGTTCTGCTGCGACGTCATTACGACCGGCTCTATGCCGTGTGTCGCGGCGTGGTGGGCCTCGGTGATGCCGATGACGCGACCCAGGCCACCATGATGGGCATCGTTGGAGGCCTGGCCCGGTTTGACGGACGAGCCAAATTCACCACCTGGAGCCATCGGGTGGCCGTGAACGCGGCGCTGGACGAACTGAGGCGCCGCACACGTCGACCCGTGCCCCACGACCCGCGAGAAACGTCCGGTGACGAGAAACACCCGGGCCAGGGGGAACTCGAGCGGGCCCGTGCCACGTCCAATGAGACGATGCTGAACCATGGCCGCACACAAGGCGCCGACCCCGACGGTGGCGACCCCGCCCAGGCGGTCGCCGACCGGGCTCTGGTGGAGGCCGCGTTGGCAGCCCTGCCCGATGAGTTCCGCATACCGCTGGTTCTGGCCGAATACGGCGGCCTGGAGTACACCGAGATTGCCGAGGTGATTGGCGTGCCGGTCGGTACGGTGCGCAGCCGCATCGCACGCGCCCGACGTCGCATTGCGGTTCATCCCGGCTCAAATCACCAGAAGCAGCCCGCTGCCAAAGATCGGGAGCGCTCGTGA
- the trxB gene encoding thioredoxin-disulfide reductase, whose product MSTIHRKVLIIGSGPAGLTAGIYTSRAQLEPLLVEGEPSSTSDQPGGQLMLTTEVENFPGFPDQVQGPDLMNNMRVQAQHFGTEIITAKVSKVDFSAEPHRLWVGDPDAAEPTYTADAVIVATGAQALMLGLDAEWRLMGRGVSTCATCDGFFFRERDVAVVGGGDSAMEEALFLARMAGSVTVIHRRGELRASKIMAERALAHPKISFVWNTLVEDLVGDEALEGLLLRDVTSGTTRTLPMAGLFVAIGHRPNTDLFIGHLDADDAGYLITQADGSQTSVEGVFACGDVQDETYRQAITAAGSGCMAAIDAERWLESRGE is encoded by the coding sequence ATGAGCACTATTCATCGCAAGGTTCTCATCATCGGCTCTGGTCCAGCGGGGCTGACTGCCGGCATCTACACGTCTCGGGCCCAACTCGAACCGCTTCTCGTCGAGGGCGAGCCGTCATCGACCTCGGACCAACCCGGGGGGCAGTTGATGCTCACCACCGAAGTCGAGAACTTCCCTGGCTTTCCTGATCAGGTGCAAGGCCCTGATCTCATGAACAACATGCGGGTGCAGGCGCAGCATTTCGGCACCGAGATCATCACCGCCAAGGTGTCCAAGGTGGACTTCTCCGCCGAACCCCACCGTTTGTGGGTCGGTGACCCCGACGCGGCCGAACCCACCTACACGGCCGATGCGGTCATCGTGGCAACCGGCGCTCAGGCCCTCATGCTGGGCCTTGATGCCGAATGGCGCCTGATGGGCCGAGGGGTCTCCACCTGCGCCACGTGCGACGGCTTCTTCTTCCGTGAACGCGATGTTGCTGTCGTGGGCGGCGGCGACTCGGCCATGGAGGAGGCGCTGTTCCTGGCCCGAATGGCCGGTTCGGTCACCGTCATTCACCGACGCGGCGAGCTGCGCGCATCCAAGATCATGGCCGAACGGGCGTTGGCCCACCCCAAGATCTCGTTCGTGTGGAACACCCTGGTTGAAGATCTCGTTGGCGACGAGGCCTTGGAAGGGCTGCTCCTTCGCGATGTGACCAGTGGTACCACGCGGACGCTGCCCATGGCCGGGCTGTTCGTCGCCATCGGCCACCGTCCCAACACCGACCTGTTCATCGGCCACCTCGATGCCGACGACGCCGGCTACCTGATCACCCAAGCCGATGGTTCCCAGACGTCGGTGGAGGGTGTCTTTGCCTGCGGCGACGTTCAGGACGAGACCTACCGTCAAGCCATCACGGCGGCCGGGAGTGGATGCATGGCGGCCATCGACGCCGAACGCTGGCTTGAGAGCCGCGGAGAATAG
- the trxA gene encoding thioredoxin produces the protein MSAAITHLTNSSFSEEVTGSDLPVLVDFWAEWCGPCKTIAPVLEELAQEHGDKLRIAKVDVDSEQALALRFGIQGIPTMIVFSNGEPELRITGAMGKPQLEAKLGSYLE, from the coding sequence ATGTCCGCAGCGATCACCCATCTCACCAACTCAAGCTTTTCCGAGGAGGTCACCGGCAGCGACCTTCCCGTCCTGGTGGACTTTTGGGCGGAATGGTGTGGACCGTGCAAGACGATTGCTCCGGTCCTCGAGGAACTTGCGCAAGAACACGGCGACAAACTGCGGATCGCCAAGGTGGACGTCGATTCCGAGCAGGCGCTGGCCTTGCGTTTCGGCATCCAGGGCATCCCCACCATGATCGTGTTCTCCAACGGCGAACCCGAACTTCGCATCACCGGCGCCATGGGCAAGCCGCAGCTTGAAGCCAAGCTGGGCAGCTACCTGGAGTAA